DNA from Acidobacteriota bacterium:
TATCTGATTACCAAGCCCCGGGGGTTGTCCCCGTCCGGAAACACAATCATATGGTCCTCGAGTGAACGGATCCCTTCGATCCGGAGCACCATTTCGATGCGGGCGTGACGGCGCGTCTCGATGGTCAGGCCCTTGACCATGCCTTTCTGAGAAACACCTCGGAAACCGATGTTCCGTCCATCCTTGAGATGGGAATCGGCCTTCGTCAACCGGAACCCGCGGATCCGGCTTATCTTCTCGGAAATTTCGATTCGGCCGGAAAATTCCCGTCTCTCTTCGCTCCACCAGCGGATGCGGCATGTCCGGCCGTCCTGGCTTATCATGAAGGCCGAGGGCATGCCGCGGAGACGTCCGATCTTCCGAATCAGGTCCGCTTCCTTCAAAGGCGATTCGGGCGATTCCAGCGCCTTCAGGTACTCCTTTTCCGCGGCGTCATTCATGCCCTTGAGCCGGAGCACATCGCCGCGTATGGTGTGCACCGAGGATCGAAACGACGGGGTTTGATCGTCCAGGGGCCTGATTCTCCGCAGAAGTGCCTGGGCTTCCTCCGCACCGTCCATCCCTACAGCAACGTCGGCATTGTGAAGAAGATACTTGTCGATCTGCCCGCTCAGGAAACCGAAGACGTAGTTAGGGATATCGAGCCGCCAATCCCCCGGCTGCGGCGCCCATCCCGCCGGGTCGTCCTTTCCCAGGGCATCCAGAATCGCCAGAGCTTCCCCATTTGCTCCGGCGAGCAGGAACGTATAAGCAAGAAAAAGATCGGTTTCCAGGCGCTTCGTCTCCCCTATCGGCAGTGTTTTGAAGAACCGCATGAGATGGCTGACTTTGTCCATGAGAGTCCGGTCCCTGTCCGGATACAAGATGAGCGTATAGAGGGAAAAACTGTGAATTTCAATGTTCGCGGACAGGTCTCGGAGGCGCCGGGCGTCATCGTCGTGGAACGGGGCGTCGCCCAATACCATCCAAAGTCTCGCGGGGACGTTGGCATTCCACTGAAAATAGAAATCCGGAGCTTCGAAAAATGTAGCGCGCGGGCGGCCTGTCCGCGGCATGGCGATCGGTTTGGCAAAGACAAAGGCCAGGGAATTGATAGGGCTGTCGGAAAGGACCAACTCCTCATTGTCGATTCGATCCTTCATGTGATCGACGATGCCCGCGTTCCGGGGAAACGCGCGCGACTTCCAGATCGTGCTCCTGAACTCCAGGAGGCCCAGGAGTTCCCCGGAAAGAATTGCGGCGACCAACGCAATCCGCAGGATGGTCCGCCCCGCCGGATACCAAGATCCCCGGCGGATTTCGAGCCGGCGGCCGGCGATAACGGAATCCCATGCGCCGAACCCCCCGGCCATCAGCAGATATAAGATGGGCGCCAGGAAACTGAACTTGTTGGTCTGGATGGTCTGGTAAGGAGCCGCCGGGTTCGAGAAAACAAATAAAACCAAGGGAAGCGTGAGGTACAGGATCCAGAGGATCCACTCCCGGGTTTTATTTTTCATAAAGGCGGCCAAGCCCAGGGCCGCAAGCAACATCTTGAAGAAAAAAAGCAAGGGCCAGGTTGCATGATCCAGCAGACGGGAGATGACTTCCTTGGAATAGGGAAGCAGGGCGAGTTCGGTCCGGCCGTTCATCAGACCCTCGGAGGCCTGCTTGAGAAAGATGAACAAATCGCCCTGCTCGATTCCGTTGCTTCGGGTGGGGAGATAGAGGAAATAGACGGCAATCATGGCCGCAACCGAGGCCGCCGCAAACCGCACGGCGAGACACACGGCCGGGTGATCCCATCGCAGGCGCTTCGTCTTCCACCAACTCACGGCCGACAGAACGCCGACGTAGGCGGCATGAACGGGCAAGATGATCAGCATGAACAAATGCATATAGATCCCGATCGAAAGCGACAGGGCATAACCCGCCCAAAATATCGCACGGTCCTCCTTGACGGCTCGAAGAAAGCAATACAGCGCCAGAAGGGAAAAAAGCACCATGCCCGAATAGCCACGCGCCTGCTGGGAGAAAAAGATGAGCCACCCCGAAGTCGCGCCGAAAACCGCGGCCATGAGGGCTTCCTTTCTCCTCGGGAAAACCAGTCGGCCGACGCGGTAAAGGATCCAAACGGCGAGAATGCCGAAAACGGCCGAGGGCAGCCGGGCCATGAATTCAAGTTGTCCCAGAGGCAGAAGGAAATGAAGGATGGCGGGGTAAAGAATGCTGCCGTAGTTAACGCCGAGGATCTCCGGCAGCGGCTGGGTCGCCGGCACGACGGTGAAATAGGGCTCGTCGCCGTAGAGGGCCCGGTCCCCCAACCGGTGAAAACGGAGAAAGACCGCCGCCGCCATAATAATGAGGAGGGCGGCGATCGCGAGGGCTTTCCGCTTGCGGAAATCTTTCACGCAAGCGTTTTGCTCATGTGAATTTCCTGATTGCGCCCGCCCGGAAATTGCCGTCTTTGAACCCATTACCCTACTTTTTTTATTTAAGGATTATAAATCAGACCGCGGGCAAGAGTCCAGAACCGGGAAGCCGGCGGCGGATTCTCCGCGATGAACGTCGACTGCGGGCCGGGGTTGACAAGAGAGACGGAATGTCGTCTTCTAGGCCCGAGATGATCGACCTGGCCGTCGTCGCGGCTTTCGTCGCCCTGGCCCTCTGGAACGGAATGCGGGCCCGCCGCCGGGCCTCGAGGAACCTCGAGGAGTATTTCCTGGCCGGACGGGACGTGGCCGGTTGGAAGTCGGGGCTGAGCATGGCCGCCACCCAGTACGCCGCCGACACCCCCCTGCTGGCCACAGGACTGGTGGCCACCGGGGGACTCTTTCTTCTCTGGCGTTTCTGGATCTATGGATTCGGGTTCCTTCTCCTGGCCTTCGTCTTCGGAGAGCTGTGGCGCCGGGCGGGTGTTCTCACCGACGCCGAGCTGACCGAGATCCGCTACAGCGGCCGGGGGGTGCTGGCCCTGCGCATCCTGAAGGCCGTCTATTTCGGGACCGTGGTCAACAGCTTTTTCCTGGCCATGATCCTGACGGCGGCCGTGCGCATCACCGAAGTCTTCCTCCCCTGGCATCGCTGGCTGCCGCCGTCGCTTTACCAAAGTCTGGCCGGCTTTCTGCGGGCCCTGGGCCTGGGCGACTCCGGGGCCTTCCTCAGCATCGTCCTCGTCCTGGCCTTCGTGCTCCTTTATTCGACTCTCGGAGGACTGCGCGGGGTCGTGGTCACCGACATCCTGCAGTTCGGCTTCGCCATGGTCGGCACGCTGGTCTACGCCGTGCTGATCGTTGACGCGGCCGGGGGGCTGGGCGGGCTCGGAGCCCGAATCGTCGAGATCTACGGAGAAACCCGGGGCCGCGAGTTCCTGGGGTTCCTGCCGTCCCGTCATGGGGCTCTTTTCCCGTTCCTGGCGGTCATCGGGCTCCAGGGCCTCTTCTGGATCGGGAGCGACGGCACGGGCTACCTCGCGCAGAGGGCCATGGCCTGCCGCAGCGACCGCGACGCCCGGGCGGCCGGCGTCGTTTTCACCTGGGTCCAGGTCTTTCTCCGGAGCCTGGTCTGGCTGGTCATCGGGCTGGGCCTGCTTGTCCTCTATCCGTTCACCGAGGCCGAGGCCGGTGCCGCCGGGTTCGCCGCCGCCCGGGAGATGACCTTCGTCACCGGGATCAACGACCTGATGCCCGCCGGCCTCAAGGGCCTCATGCTCGCCGGCCTGCTGGCCGCCCTGGCCTCGACGATCGACACCCACCTGAACTGGGGGGCGTCCTACTGGACCAACGACATCTACGCCCGGCTCGTCTGCCGGGCCTGGCTGAAGCGTACGCCCCGGGA
Protein-coding regions in this window:
- a CDS encoding glycosyltransferase family 39 protein; translation: MKDFRKRKALAIAALLIIMAAAVFLRFHRLGDRALYGDEPYFTVVPATQPLPEILGVNYGSILYPAILHFLLPLGQLEFMARLPSAVFGILAVWILYRVGRLVFPRRKEALMAAVFGATSGWLIFFSQQARGYSGMVLFSLLALYCFLRAVKEDRAIFWAGYALSLSIGIYMHLFMLIILPVHAAYVGVLSAVSWWKTKRLRWDHPAVCLAVRFAAASVAAMIAVYFLYLPTRSNGIEQGDLFIFLKQASEGLMNGRTELALLPYSKEVISRLLDHATWPLLFFFKMLLAALGLAAFMKNKTREWILWILYLTLPLVLFVFSNPAAPYQTIQTNKFSFLAPILYLLMAGGFGAWDSVIAGRRLEIRRGSWYPAGRTILRIALVAAILSGELLGLLEFRSTIWKSRAFPRNAGIVDHMKDRIDNEELVLSDSPINSLAFVFAKPIAMPRTGRPRATFFEAPDFYFQWNANVPARLWMVLGDAPFHDDDARRLRDLSANIEIHSFSLYTLILYPDRDRTLMDKVSHLMRFFKTLPIGETKRLETDLFLAYTFLLAGANGEALAILDALGKDDPAGWAPQPGDWRLDIPNYVFGFLSGQIDKYLLHNADVAVGMDGAEEAQALLRRIRPLDDQTPSFRSSVHTIRGDVLRLKGMNDAAEKEYLKALESPESPLKEADLIRKIGRLRGMPSAFMISQDGRTCRIRWWSEERREFSGRIEISEKISRIRGFRLTKADSHLKDGRNIGFRGVSQKGMVKGLTIETRRHARIEMVLRIEGIRSLEDHMIVFPDGDNPRGLVIR
- a CDS encoding sodium transporter, translated to MSSSRPEMIDLAVVAAFVALALWNGMRARRRASRNLEEYFLAGRDVAGWKSGLSMAATQYAADTPLLATGLVATGGLFLLWRFWIYGFGFLLLAFVFGELWRRAGVLTDAELTEIRYSGRGVLALRILKAVYFGTVVNSFFLAMILTAAVRITEVFLPWHRWLPPSLYQSLAGFLRALGLGDSGAFLSIVLVLAFVLLYSTLGGLRGVVVTDILQFGFAMVGTLVYAVLIVDAAGGLGGLGARIVEIYGETRGREFLGFLPSRHGALFPFLAVIGLQGLFWIGSDGTGYLAQRAMACRSDRDARAAGVVFTWVQVFLRSLVWLVIGLGLLVLYPFTEAEAGAAGFAAAREMTFVTGINDLMPAGLKGLMLAGLLAALASTIDTHLNWGASYWTNDIYARLVCRAWLKRTPRDRELVVAARLSNFVILGLALVIMGALGSIQATWFVSLLFGAGVGGVLMLRWLWHRINLWSEVAALGVSLTAAPILLIAVGEEWVRLGLMVLVSMGAAVAAALFGPRTDGGTVTRFFERVRPPGAWKAVAGEGVRPEAGLWKRTKTALFMAASLLLALTGLVRLLIPVPGISPAAGWVSIAAAFALIPLWRSKSLL